In Sphingobacteriaceae bacterium, the following proteins share a genomic window:
- a CDS encoding RNA pseudouridine synthase — protein MNAKINKESIWKEQIVYEDNHIIVVNKLPSEIVQGDKTGDMPLSEKIKNFIKLRDNKPGNVFCGVIHRLDRPVSGLVIFAKTSKALSRFNELFREKTIHKTYLAVVKNKPPKQSDRLIHYLTKNEKTNMSKAFSKPTGEALKAELEYELLASSDNYHLLKIKLFTGRHHQIRCQLSAIGCPIKGDLKYGFNRTNEGGFIHLHSYQLNFVHPVKQEEISLETFPISDDAVWAYFRKSIL, from the coding sequence ATGAACGCTAAGATCAATAAAGAGTCTATTTGGAAGGAGCAGATCGTTTACGAAGACAATCATATTATAGTGGTGAATAAACTTCCTTCAGAGATTGTTCAGGGGGATAAAACCGGCGATATGCCGCTGAGCGAGAAGATAAAAAATTTTATCAAACTCAGAGATAATAAACCAGGCAATGTGTTTTGCGGAGTTATTCACCGCCTGGATCGTCCGGTGAGTGGACTCGTGATTTTTGCAAAAACAAGTAAAGCTCTTTCCCGCTTTAACGAACTCTTTCGCGAGAAAACGATTCACAAAACTTATTTAGCTGTTGTAAAAAATAAACCGCCAAAACAATCAGACAGGCTTATCCACTACCTTACAAAAAATGAAAAAACCAATATGTCTAAAGCCTTCAGTAAACCAACGGGAGAGGCTTTAAAAGCAGAATTGGAATACGAACTTTTAGCTTCTTCAGACAATTACCACCTTTTAAAAATCAAATTATTTACAGGAAGACATCACCAGATCCGTTGTCAGTTATCTGCCATAGGTTGCCCGATTAAAGGGGATCTCAAGTATGGTTTTAACCGCACAAATGAAGGTGGATTTATTCATTTGCATAGTTACCAGTTAAACTTTGTACATCCGGTAAAACAGGAAGAAATCAGTCTTGAAACCTTTCCTATAAGTGATGACGCTGTCTGGGCTTATTTTAGAAAAAGCATTCTGTGA
- a CDS encoding arginase, whose translation MTNILKPYTKGDIEKLTRKRSGEDKIGEAVQYVSSDWKKDLENTDAKFVVIGIAEDIGVRANYGRAGAATAFRPALDSFLNQQNNDFLKAESVFILGEILVDDLMHEAENLDMKNKNELVKLRELVSLLDERVSEVIKLVVTLNKVPVVIGGGHNNSYGNIKGASQALGRKINVINCDPHLDFRPLEGRHSGNGFSYAYENNFLNRYAVLAMHEQYNNQGSIQKFKEHPVHLFYTTYESVFVREELNFKTALNQCIGFVKEELCGLEIDLDAITNVPSSAKTSSGISPTQARQYVDHCARNLKCLYFHIAEGAPVLSHIKADNKTGKLIAYLMTDFIKASFSQNK comes from the coding sequence ATGACAAACATACTAAAGCCTTACACAAAGGGAGACATAGAAAAATTAACCCGTAAACGCAGCGGAGAAGATAAGATAGGAGAAGCCGTGCAATACGTTTCTTCGGATTGGAAAAAAGATCTTGAAAACACGGACGCCAAATTTGTAGTTATTGGAATCGCTGAAGATATAGGTGTTCGCGCAAATTATGGAAGGGCAGGAGCGGCCACTGCTTTCAGACCAGCCCTTGATAGTTTTTTAAATCAGCAAAATAATGATTTCTTAAAAGCCGAAAGTGTTTTTATACTTGGAGAGATTTTAGTGGACGACCTGATGCATGAGGCTGAAAATCTGGATATGAAAAATAAAAATGAGCTTGTAAAGTTGAGAGAGCTTGTTTCATTATTAGATGAACGCGTATCGGAAGTAATAAAACTAGTCGTGACGTTAAATAAAGTTCCGGTGGTTATTGGCGGAGGGCATAATAATTCTTACGGAAATATTAAAGGTGCTTCGCAGGCGCTGGGCAGGAAAATAAACGTTATCAATTGCGATCCGCACTTAGATTTTCGTCCACTCGAAGGCCGACACAGTGGAAATGGTTTTTCTTATGCGTATGAAAATAATTTTTTGAACAGGTACGCAGTGCTTGCCATGCATGAACAATATAACAACCAGGGGTCCATTCAAAAATTTAAAGAACACCCTGTTCATTTATTTTATACAACTTACGAATCCGTTTTCGTAAGAGAAGAACTAAATTTCAAAACCGCTTTGAATCAATGTATTGGTTTTGTGAAAGAAGAACTATGTGGTTTGGAAATAGATTTGGACGCTATTACCAATGTGCCGTCAAGTGCCAAAACCAGCAGTGGAATTTCGCCAACGCAGGCCAGGCAGTATGTTGACCATTGCGCAAGGAATTTAAAATGTCTTTATTTTCACATTGCTGAAGGAGCGCCTGTTCTTTCTCACATTAAAGCAGATAACAAAACTGGTAAACTCATTGCTTATTTGATGACGGATTTTATAAAAGCCAGTTTTAGCCAAAACAAGTAG